The following nucleotide sequence is from Bacteroidota bacterium.
ATAAAAATGATTGCGGATTATTCTTCAGTTTATTTACAGATTCAAGTATCACCCGAAATTCAGGCTCTGTTAAAAATGTCAAGTAGGATTCTGTAGCGCCACTATATTGAAACATTTCCATGTCGCCATTTTCTTTGGCTAAATTTTTAATCTGTGTGGTATCTCTCAAAATAAAAGTGGATTCGATACAAGACGTGATAAGTGTTCTTGAGGTTGATGATTCTGTTTTAGTTTCATCTGATTTATGCGGAGGCGTGCAGGACAACATCATGCAGATTGCCATTACGGAAAGTAAATTATATTTCATGGGATGGGTTTTAATTGAATAATGAATACAACAAAGAAAAGTTACAACAATTCTCCTTTACTTGCTTCATAACCCTCATCTATTTTGAGGTTTTTTTGTTTATAGGCTGCTACTGCTAATTCATCGCAACGATTATTTTCCTTGTTGCTGGCATGTCCCTTCACCCAGACAAATTTCATTTTCTTAGGGTTATAGATGTCTAAAAAGCGTAACCACAAATCCACATTGGCTTTATTTTTAAAACCAATTTTAATCCAATTATCTATCCACTTTAAGTTTATAGCATCCACTACATATTTAGAATCTGAATGCACAACAACCTCATAGTCTTTATTCTTTATCATACTTAAGGCCTCAATTACCGATAAGAGTTCCATTCGGTTATTGGTTGTTAACCGAAAGCCTTCCGACACTTCTTTGCGGTGTTGATTAAACAGCATGACAATTCCGTATCCGCCGGGACCGGGATTGCCACTGGCAGCGCCATCTGTATAGATATGTATTTTACCGTTTGTCAAAACAAAAACGTAGGTTTTTCGCTTGGGTTTAAAAGTAAGAATATTTTCCGACTCACCCCCGGTTTCACTTCGTTCAACCACCCCCTCTCTACTCACGCAGAGAGGGGGAAGCCGTAAAACAAAAAGAGCGCGAAAAAAATTTCCGCGCTCTTTAAATTTTATTGAAATCAATTAATGATGTGCTTCTTCTTTTGCAGGCTCTGCTGCGTGATGTGTTGTATTTGCAGGTGCTGCATGAGTACTATCGGTAGAAGCTGCGGCATGTTCTTCAGCGTGAGCCGCGTGATGTTCACACACTTTACCATCTTTACAACCTTCACACTCTCCGTGTCCTTCGCCATGCTTCTCCATTCCTTTGTGACACTCTTCCATACTCATTCCTTCAGGATGTTTGCTGTGGTCGCCTTTTGCGCAGGCTTCCATACATTCCTTTGAACATCCTTCGGCACACTCATTATGGTGACAAGGATCGCCCAGGCTAACAAATAATACAATAATAAAAACGGTGATTGCACCTAAAATTAAAGGGACAGTAAAAGATACCGGCTTTTGCTCGGTGTGGTTGCTGTGATCGTCGTGATGATGTGCCATTGTTGTAAGTTTTATGGGGATAAAAATACTAGATAATTCTATTTTTCAAAAATCTTATTCCTTTACAAATTTAAAGTTTTGAACAGCATTGCCGTTGGTAATCCTGCCCGAATATATACCCTGCGCTAAAGCCTCAATATTTATGGAGTTTTGATTGATGCTGTTTCTGTTATCAAACTTGTGTTTTGAAATTATTCGTCCTTGCATATCCATAATCGAGATTTCGAACTCACCCTGTGATGGAATAATAAAATTAATCTGATTGGTAGCAGGATTAGGATAAATAGCCAATGCCATTTGTGTAGAAGGGGATTCTTTAATTCCGGTAAACGAACGAATCATATCACGGTAACGTACTTCATTCGGTATAAAATTATTCAGTGCGACTGTACCGGTAATTTCTAAATAAGGCACGTGCTCCGTTAAAGTTAACCACTGATATTTCCTTACATAATTTGGGTATCCGATATTTATTGGTAAGGTGAATGTTCCAACCGGAATGTTCGCCTTAATACTATCTATAGAATATTGAGTGGTGATTACACGTAAGCAAGGCTCCATGCCAAATGGTGTTTTAATGGTTCCCCATCCATCAACTTCCGTTATGCGGTGTCCGTGTTTTTTAAATCCAAATGGCATCAAAGAACTTGATGGTGTAGATAATGCGAAATTTGTTGAATCGCGGTCTAAATAATTTAATGGGAATTTGTAAATGGAGTCCTTCTTACTATAAGAAACTGGAAAAGGGAAACCGGAGTATGTAATTCCCCAGGCATCCATATAAAAACCGTTGGTGTTTTTCTTATAAATATCACAAACGTTATTTAATTGCGCTATGAATAAATCCAGGGTATCGTCTGTTTTTTCGGCGTAACCGGTCGACAGAAAATAACCATAAGCGTTAGCGGGTTTAAACTCACGCATAATCTGACCTACAGGCTTTAACGAGTCAAAATTCCAGGTAAAATTAGCCCCCGTAGCTGTATAACTGGTTAAAGAAGTGTTGGTTGTTAAAGCTATTACTGAAGCTAATGACATGCGCGCAGTGTCGCCGCTGGCAGGAACATTACTGGTTGTAATTACAATCTGTGCGTTAGCACAAGAAATTAATACAAGAAAGAAAGAAAGTAAACGTATTTTCATGAAATTAAAATTTTAATAAATATACTAAATTTAATCAATAACCCGTTTTGTATTAGTAATTTAGGGGATAAATGCTGCTAAAGCTGTTTAGATATCTGATAGTAAGCGCACTGATAGTTTTATCGGTAAAAGGCTCTGCCCAAAATTATAGTCTTAAACTAATTAATACCGACTCCGTAAAAATTTTCAAATATCTGAAATACAAAAACTCGTTTAAATCCGAAAAAGAAATTACAAAAGAGCTCAATAAAATTTTATTTGAACTAAGAAAAGAGGGGCATCTTATTGCCAATGTTGATTCTATACAAAAAGACTCTCTCATAAGCATTGCCTATTTAAGCATTGGTGCCAAATACAAATGGGCAAAATTAAAAAGAGGTAACGCTGAAATGGATGTAGTTTCTAAGCTTGGTTACAGCGAAAAGATATATACCGGTAAGTCCTTTAATTATTTACAAACCGCTAAATTCATTGAGAAAACTTTAAGTTACTATGAAAATAATGGTTATCCGTTTGCGTCATTACAATTAGACAGCTTAACAATTCAAGAGAACACTATCTCTGCGGTGATTAATCTTTCTAAAAACAAACTCATCAAACTGGATAGTATACTGGTTGAAGGCGACGCGAAAATCAACAACACATTTTTATACCGCTACTTAAGCATTAAGCCGAATATGCCTTATAACGAAGAGGCATTCAGAGCAATTTCAAAAAAATTAAGACAATTACCGTTCTTATCTGAAGCTAAGCCTCAAGTGATTCGTTTAACCGAAAAACAGAATAAACTTTATCTGTTTCTGAATAAAAAAAATGCTTCTCAGTTCGACGGTATCATTGGTATATT
It contains:
- the rnhA gene encoding ribonuclease HI, with the translated sequence MTNGKIHIYTDGAASGNPGPGGYGIVMLFNQHRKEVSEGFRLTTNNRMELLSVIEALSMIKNKDYEVVVHSDSKYVVDAINLKWIDNWIKIGFKNKANVDLWLRFLDIYNPKKMKFVWVKGHASNKENNRCDELAVAAYKQKNLKIDEGYEASKGELL
- a CDS encoding T9SS type A sorting domain-containing protein: MKIRLLSFFLVLISCANAQIVITTSNVPASGDTARMSLASVIALTTNTSLTSYTATGANFTWNFDSLKPVGQIMREFKPANAYGYFLSTGYAEKTDDTLDLFIAQLNNVCDIYKKNTNGFYMDAWGITYSGFPFPVSYSKKDSIYKFPLNYLDRDSTNFALSTPSSSLMPFGFKKHGHRITEVDGWGTIKTPFGMEPCLRVITTQYSIDSIKANIPVGTFTLPINIGYPNYVRKYQWLTLTEHVPYLEITGTVALNNFIPNEVRYRDMIRSFTGIKESPSTQMALAIYPNPATNQINFIIPSQGEFEISIMDMQGRIISKHKFDNRNSINQNSINIEALAQGIYSGRITNGNAVQNFKFVKE